ACATTTATTAAATTCCTAATAAACGTGAAAACTCTAGAAAATCTTACTTTCGGGAACATAGGGAGTATTAATTATTTGTAAGAGCTTTTAAACTTAAAAAGGAGTGGAAGCCCACTTAGTCCAGTGGTTTGATTAAGGGTTCATTAATACTTCTACACCCGGAGGTTCAAACCCCAGAAAACGTAAATTATGCAGATCATGGAGAAAAAGGGTTACAAGAGGTTTTCAGCATGGTGCAAGGACATATCATCGAATATGGATTTCATAGGGCGGCTCGGAGCGATGCAGTTAGACGTGCATTCTCATATGATGGTAGAATCGTCTATGCAATATTTCTCATCACTGTAATAGCATAATTAATAATTAATCACAGACATTAAAAAAAACCTCAAAAAGGAAGTTATTTAAGAGAATTAATAACCCCCCAAGAAAAAGAGTTAAATCATATGAAAAATATTTTAATAAATATAGAATCGTGTTAATATAATATTATCCGGCAAGATTATCTTAATGGGTAAAAAGGCCAAGGCCCAAGAGCCCAGTTTAGCTTTATTTCCCATTTCACTTCTCTCAAAATCAATTTCAAGTTAAAACACTTCTTCCCTTGACCAGCGAATCTGCGATTCCAAATTCGAAGGTTCAAAAGAATCAGCGAAAGCTCCTCGAAAGTTCCAATCGAATTGATCATCCTCATAGGCGACAATGTTCTACAGAGGGTAAGCCCACCATATTACCCTCGATTCGTTGTTCCTCAATCAATTGATTTCATTAGCTTTCCGCAATTAGGGTTTCTTGCTCGTGATTCGTACCTTCAATCACTTCAATTCATCTCCTTTTGAAGTTTAATCTGTTGGGTTTTCCTTTGATTGTTAAATTTGATCGGAAAGTTTCGACCTTTTAATTAATCTCTCCCAATGGTGTGTAGTGAAGTGTTTCAATTAGGGTTTTATTGTAATTGGGATTGATTCATACCCACGTCACTTTAGTTTTAGCTCCAAGTGAAGTAGTAATCCATAGATAGTGTTTTGATTTGTTATGGTGAATGTGTAGATATGGAGATGGTCCTGATGGGCGTGAAACGGGACCTAAGCGTCAAAGAATGAGTGCACAAGGTCCTCCTGGACCATTCTATGGACCTCATCCTGGTTCTGCCTTTATGTATAACCCTTACGGATTCGTTCCTCCTCCTGTTTTCCCTGTGGTTAAACTCCGTGGTCTGCCCTTTGATTGCGCTGAGCGAGATGTTTTGGAGTTCTTCCATGGCTTAGATGTGGTTGATGTCTTGTTTGTTCACAAGAACAATAAGGTTACTGGGGAAGCCTTTTGTGTTCTTGGTTATCCTCTTCAGGTCGATTTTGCACTCGGTAAGAACAGACAGAACATGGGAAGGAGGTACGTGGAGGTTTTTAGGAGTACGAAGCAAGAGTACTATAAGGCTATTGCTAATGAGGTTGCGGAGTCTCGTGTCCACGGTACAGTTACTGGTGGTGGTGATGGTGGAGGAGGAGGTGGAAGCGGTGGAAGAGGTGGTGTGAGTGGTGGACGTTCACCTCGTAGACAGGTGCAGAGGGTTAGACCGAGTGATGATGGGAAAGAGAACGCTGAGCATACGGGTGTAATGAGACTGAGAGGGTTGCCTTTCTCAGCAGGGAAAGAAGACATACTAGACTTCTTCAGAGACTTTGATATCTCTGAAGACTCTGTTCATGTTACTGTCAACGGTGAAGGGAGACCCACTGGAGATGCGTTTGTTGAGTTCAGGAGCGCAGAAGAATCGAGAGCTGCGATGGTCAAGGACAGGAAGACGCTAGGGAGCCGTTACATTGAACTGTTTCCTTCATCAGTTGAAGAGTTAGAGGAAGCACTATCAAGAGGAAGGTGATTCACCACTTCTCATGTGTACTTTCATTCACTCTTTTAAAATGCTTGTCAGAAGATCATAGTTTCAACGCATTGGTGGTTCCGGTTTTGATGTACTATCTTGGTCAGGGTTACTAGTTTTATCCATTCTTTAGGCTGTTTTGTTGTGTAATATTGATGGAGATCTCTGAGCATATGCGTCAATAGAGTAAGTTGGGTGCTAAAATCTTCTATTGGGTAACGTAAGAACCCTTGTTGGATTGTAACGTTAGGCTTTTGCTGAAAGTTGTAGCAATAATAATAATCTTGTTTGATGATGATCTCTTCTGTGAGGCATGTGGTTAAAACGATAGAAACCTTTGGATTCTTTCTAGTGTTTTTATGCAAAAAGACTGAGTATTCGTTGATATTCTTAGTTTGGTGGGGAAAAAACACAACCAGTATGGAGCATTCCTGTGTATATATTCGATATCTTGATGACATTATCTCAGACATTATATTGGTAGGGCCAAAACCATTTTACATACATGTATGAGTACAATGATAGTATAGTTGTTAGGTCATTGTTTCTTCTGAAACCTATAGCAGAAATACCAAAAACAAAAATGTACGGCTGAATTATAATAATTGTTAGCATTTAACTGTTCGATTTTTTTGGTAATGTTACTAGTTCTATGCAAGCAGAAGCAGCAGAAAAATCTTTGGGCTTATCTAATTGAAAACTACATCTTGTCTTTTGTCACTCTGGTTTCTTGTCCACACATCTCAAGGAAGTCTGACAATTTTTTAAATTGAATCGTCTCAACTCTGAAGTTATTACAATCACAAAAAGAAAGTTATTGTAAATAACACTAAATTAATTTGAAGAAGTTAACTATTTGATTAAATAAGATCAACAATCATTCCATCACTATGGTCCATCGTAGTCTTCTCGACCAATGCTATCAATCATAGTTGAATGGTCTTTTCTCAAAGAGCTTTTCTTTGCCGGTAACTTGGACATCTTTGATAGTTGAATCTGCTTCTTCATAATGGTTGAGAGAAAACCATTAAGCAAAGGAGAACATATTAGAATCAGAGTCACAGAACCATTAAGAACATTGGCGAAGGCGAAATAACAAGCACCTGATGATTTGATGGCTGAAACCATATATATTATGTTTTGCCTCCAAATTAATTTTTTTAACTCTTAGAACCAATTTCAATATTCATTTAGACCATTTACAATGTATTTTGCTATTTTCTCTAAAATAAAATATCTTAGACACTCAACAGATTATTAAACATAAAGCACAAAATGTAATAAAAATTTAATATAAGAATCTTTATATATTTAACATGGGACACACAATGTAATAACTATTTAAATAAAGATATTTAGCTAAATTTTGTACTAATTAAAAAAGAGTGTGGCACATGTCATATTCTTCCTTTACATAGCCGCCGTTGATAGAGATGAAATCAATTTCAATGTACTTCATTGAAAATAGTATTCTTTTAAATATACAATAAAATATATATATATTTCACTAAATTAAAAAAAAAATTATAAAAAAAATAGAAATGAATCGGAGTAAATTTGCCTATAATAATAATAATTAGAAATGGATACAAAGATGAATTTGATACGCTTTTACATCTGTTATAGCAGAGCGAGAGAAGTGGAGAATGCGTCCCTAAGTGTGGTGGTGACGGTGATGGCTTCAGACGTGGATTCAGTATGAAAGAGACTCTAGACAACAGCTCATGTGGGTTATACTAAGGGCTGGTGGTGGCCATAGTGATTTGTACTGTTAATGGAAAAGTCAGAGCTGGTAATGGCCGGATGTTACTTTGCAATATCACATTATGTTAAGTGCCATCAAGCGATGATGATACTATGGGAGTGTAGCTTGAGTAAGTACTAACATCGTGGAAATCGGATAGCCCCGTTGATTTAGAAGAATATCATATCTATTGATATAATTGGTTGCTGAATGAGGTCTCTTAACACTTTGTTTTGCTCCGAGAAATAAACTTGCGTTTGTACATATAGTAGTATTAATATGAGATTCATATTTTGCGTACCTACAACGCTTTCCCTCTACGTTCACACTTTCATTTTTGTCTGGCCGTCGGGAGTGTGGAGTGATTTTTTCTGCAGGCTTTAAAGAACTTATTTACGAACCTTTTAATTATCATATGATATTTTCGTGATTTCATCATACTATATCTCAAATTACTTTTTGATAGATTATTCGATTTTTCACTATTTCGATTTAAAATGCTTAATTTTGAAATTCTTTTTGGATATGCAACAGAAAATAAAGAACATTCACTTTGGTGATATAAATAATTAAATTAACTTTGTCAAATCTTTAAACATACAATATCACTAGGTGTTTTCCTGCACCATGTGCAATAAGAAATTTTTTAAATGTAACTTATATTTAAAAATAAATTTTATTAAATATTATAGATTTTACTATTTTCTTACTAATATTTAATATAAATTTAATATATATTAAATTAATTTGTATAAAACTAATAAAAATGATATAACATTGCATAATTATCAAAATTTTAGCCTAAACAATATTTATAAAATTTGTAGGTATATAAAAAACTAATGATCTTACGATTAGATATTTAAATTTTTAAAAAATTGTAGAAATTTTTGAAAGCTTTAGTAATACAAATTGTATAATTATACAAAAATAATAATATTTCAAAATTTGAAATGTTATATATGAATATATTTATTTTATAGATGATGTATGAGCTATTACCATATTTAAAAAAAAATTACCAAAAAGAAATAGGGCTTTTTGCAGAATTGACCTATAACTTAAAGTCAAACACAAAACTAATCTCTTTTTTTTTTGAAAATTGGTTTTGCCCTATTCACCCCACAAGTTCATATAATTTACGAAAATACCATCAATTTTTTTTTTCTTTTTTTTTCGAAAATAATATTTTTACTCTCTCACCCTCGTCATTTTCAAGTAATTACAAGATTGTCATTGTCATCAATACCACAACCACCATGAACAACCAATTTGAAGCTCTTAATGCTCCCAAAATCGATTTACCCTTCTTCTTTTTCCATTCTTGTGAACTAAACACAACATATCTCTCACTTTCTCTCCACAATGAGCTAAAAAAACCCAAGATTTTGATTCTAAANNNNNNNNNNNNNNNNNNNNNNNNNNNNNNNNNNNNNNNNNNNNNNNNNNNNNNNNNNNNNNNNNNNNNNNNNNNNNNNNNNNNNNNNNNNNNNNNNNNNNNNNNNNNNNNNNNNNNNNNNNNNNNNNNNNNNNNNNNNNNNNNNNNNNNNNNNNNNNNNNNNNNNNNNNNNNNNNNNNNNNNNNNNNNNNNNNNNNNNNNNNNNNNNNNNNNNNNNNNNNNNNNNNNNNNNNNNNNNNNNNNNNNNNNNNNNNNNNNNNNNNNNNNNNNNNNNNNNNNNNNNNNNNNNNNNNNNNNNNNNNNNNNNNNNNNNNNNNNNNNNNNNNNNNNNNNNNNNNNNNNNNNNNNNNNNNNNNNNNNNNNNNNNNNNNNNNNNNNNNNNNNNNNNNNNNNNNNNNNNNNNNNNNNNNNNNNNNNNNNNNNNNNNNNNNNNNNNNNNNNNNNNNNNNNNNNNNNNNNNNNNNNNNNNNNNNNNNNNNNNNNNNNNNNNNNNNNNNNNNNNNNNNNNNNNNNNNNNNNNNNNNNNNNNNNNNNNNNNNNNNNNNNNNNNNNNNNNNNNNNNNNNNNNNNNNNNNNNNNNNNNNNNNNNNNNNNNNNNNNNNNNNNNNNNNNNNNNNNNNNNNNNNNNNNNNNNNNNNNNNNNNNNNNNNNNNNNNNNNNNNNNNNNNNNNNNNNNNNNNNNNNNNNNNNNNNNNNNNNNNNNNNNNNNNNNNNNNNNNNNNNNNNNNNNNNNNNNNNNNNNNNNNNNNNNNNNNNNNNNNNNNNNNNNNNNNNNNNNNNNNNNNNNNNNNNNNNNNNNNNNNNNNNNNNNNNNNNNNNNNNNNNNNNNNNNNNNNNNNNNNNNNNNNNNNNNNNNNNNNNNNNNNNNNNNNNNNNNNNNNNNNNNNNNNNNNNNNNNNNNNNNNNNNNNNNNNNNNNNNNNNNNNNNNNNNNNNNNNNNNNNNNNNNNNNNNNNNNNNNNNNNNNNNNNNNNNNNNNNNNNNNNNNNNNNNNNNNNNNNNNNNNNNCTAAAAGCCTAGTGAAATTACATCTCAGCCCCTTGTGACCAAACAAAAAAACAGAAGCCATTTTTATGAATATAGCCCTAGTAAATCGTCTGAGTCGTCTGAGATGTTGGAAGTCGTCTGGACGACTGAAGTGTAAGTCGTCTGGTACCGGTTTATTTTAAAAATAATTTATAAATCTTGTAAAAAAATATTTTGATGCGTGAAAAATAAAAATCAAGTAATTATAAACAGTTTTAAGTGATATAAATTAAGATATGATAAAATTGATTTGTTTTGAAGATAGATGAGTGGAAGTAGTGAATCATGAAATACTTTGGTTTAGGAGTTTGGCAAACATATGTTGTAGTATTGTATGTATTGTTAGGGTTAGATTTTGGAAAACTAAAATGTTTTTTTCAAAAATTAGTTTTCACCTATATGTGTTTATTTATGTGTATAGTAAACACTTTTCAAGTTTGATTTGATTTTATGAAGTCTTTAATTAGATAATTAAGTTTAGGGGTTATGTTTAGGGTGTGGACGACTTATATTTCAGTCGTCTGTTGAATAATTTACTCGGACGACTTACATTTCAGTCGTCTGGTGAAGAAATTAAAACAGACGACTTACATGTAAGTCGTCCAGAAGAGTTTAATATTTTTAGCGGGAAATTAAATATTTTTAGCGGGAAACTAAAATAGAAGATTTTCCAGACGACTTACAAGTAAGTCGTCTGGTTTAAATTATTTAAGCGGGAAAATAATTTTTTTAAAAAATTTTAGGCGGGAATATTTGGACGACTTACATGTAAGTCGTCTGTTTTAATTTCTTCACCAGACGACTGAAATGTAAGTCGTCCGAGTAAATTATTCAACAGACGACTGAAATATAAGTCGTCCACACCCTAAACATAACCCCTAAACTTAATTATCTAGTTAAAGACTTCATAAAATCAAATCAAACTTGAAAAGTGTTTACTATACACATAAATAAACACATATAGGTGAAAACTAATTTTTGAAAAAAACATTTTAGTTTTCCAAAATCTAACCCTAACAATACATACAATACTACAACATATGTTTGCCAAACTCCTAAACCAAAGTATTTCATGATTCACTACTTCCACTCATCTTTCTTCAAAACAAATCAATTTTATCATATCTTAATTTATATCACTTAAAACTGTTTATAATTACTTGATTTTTATTTTTCACGCATCAAAATATTTTTTTACAAGATTTATAAATTATTTTTAAAATAAACCGGTACCAGACGACTTACACTTCAGTCGTCCAGACGACTTCCAACATCTCAGACGATTCAGACGATTTACTAGGGCTATATTCGTAAAAATGGCTTCTGTTTTTTTTGTTTGGTCACAAGGGGCTGAGCTGTAATTTCACTAGGCTTTTAGGTTAGTTTTGTATTTGATTCAAGTTTGGGTATAGGTTTGGGGTTAAAATCAAGTTGTGGGTTAGTTTTGGCAAAAACCCCAAAGAAATATCAATATTAAATGTATATATGAATTATTACCATATTCTAATAAGTTTGTCAAAATTTTAAATCAACATTAATTGAAATTATCCATGTCATATTTTCCAGAAGCCATGTCATCAATTTCAGTAGCCATGTCATATTTGTTATATGAAATTGATTGTAGAGAGGACATGTGGCAAAATCACTTCGCAAATATAGTGTAGGAGATGTATCAGGAAAAAATCATCATATATCAAAACTGGAATGTTACAAATTGCAAATAAATAGAATATGCAAACTCGTTGATCTGTGTATGTGTGAACACATAAGACGTATAAGACCGACTCCATCCATTAGAACTCCTAATGGGCTCTAATGATTAAATTAGTAGGTTTAAAGTTGATTTGATAAGTTAAGAACTTTGGTTAGTGGAAATATTTTGTTCTTCCTCCAGTGGGAGAACCTCATATGGGTTCTTTAATTTTTTTTTTTTAACTTAAGCATTTCAATTTCCACAGACATTCATTCCCACCATAGCTAATCATTCCCTTAACCAATTCATCATCAACACTTGTTATAACAAACAAACCAACTCTGTTTCTATGCAAAAGATTCAATCTTTTCAACAGTCAAACAAAACTCTATTAGTAATCTACATCAGTTTTCATCGACATCATAAACCAAAATCGAGACAACAGGAGAAAGGGATGTTCAAACTTATCTTGCTTCTTCTTCGTCACCACGGCTAGGTTTGGTGGTCTTTGGTTGGTGGCACCGTACAAGCGAAAGAGACTAAAAGCGGAAATGCGAGAGACCAAGACCATAGCAAAGGAAGCAAGCATGGCGCTCGCTACTCCTCCAGCTCCTCGGTTACAAAATTTGCCAAACATATTGCACACCTTCATCCATTGCAGCTCTTCCTCACCTCTTATTCCAATCACACCAGACTCTGATGATGCTGCTATAGCCGCCACACTCATGTAAGCCATCGCCTGCTCATTCACACCCCCATTACATTTTAAAGTTTAATCTAATTTTGAATACAAATAAGGAACACTCCTACCTAAGTGTACAAGTACATTCAATTTTTTTTTCTCCCATCTGATAACCAACCAAACCGAATAAATGCTTGTAAGACCTTTCAACATAGAAAACCCTACTCCTCCCTAATATAACGCTGAGCTGACCATGAGAGATCAAAAACGACAAAGCCAAACCTCACAGCTGCTTCACTAGTTATGGCAACAATAATGTATGGAGAAAGAAACACAAACTAGACTCACTCACCTGATCGCCGGAGAAAATGGCCCAAGCTAGAGACTTGTTGAGCAAAACACTTCCTTTCATTGAACCCATCACACAACGAACTGACTGCAACAATGAATAAACCGTAGCTATACCATTGGCGACCACCAAGAACCTGCATCCCACAAGAGGAAAAATTAAAGTTGTAACCTTCAAAAATCTCTCTCAAAGTGTGTACTCCACTGATCCCACCAACCACACTTACTTCTCTCGTGTTGCCATCGTCTCTCAATATGTTGCTAACACCGTTGAAAACCAAACACAGTTCCTAGAAGAAAAAAAACATTCAAAGTAATCACCATACCTGGACAGAAGTAATTATCAGGCAACTTATCGAACAGAGTTCGGTCATTGTATATGTACATGTGAATCAATAAAAAGAGATGTTAATGATCAATGAACTTTTATATGTTAGAGAGAGAGGGGAGGAATTGAAAGAGACCCTCAATCACTGCAGATATAAGCGTGCTTGGAGGAGACACACATGGAGAATCTTGGAGCAGAGGAGGATGATGAAGACTTGGAAAGAGACTTCTTCTTCTTGTCGCCGAGTATCCTCAACGAGTAATACAGCAAGAAAGACGATCTTAGGAGATTTGAAGTCACCGGATTCGATTGCCGGAGGAACGTACATCGTCGCCATTGAGAGAAGTAAGTGTGGTTGGTGGGATCAGTGGAGAAGACATAAGATAAACGTGATGATGAGAGGAAGAGTATAGAAAGACTCTGAGGATGTGGAAGCGTGGTAGACAGCAACCAGATTCGAGAGAGTGAACGAGATTGGAGACGAGATTCGAGAGTATAAACGAGATTGGAGACGAGATTCTAGAGAGAAAACGAGCTTTGCATGCGAAGACGGAGAAGTCGAGAATGAAGAGGAAAGTCCTTCGCGCCGAAGGAGAGAGAGAGCAATTGACGGGGAGGGGGGGTCCAATCACAAGGCGCCACGTTAGGGCTTTTTACCATTTCTAAAAAACCCAATTTATGCAGCGGTTCTTCATTATTTTGGACTTTTTGATTTTTTTTTTCAGTTTTGTTAGGAACCCCAATGGACTTACTCTAAGAATCTAAATTGTCGCTTTTTTTTTTTGTCGATGTTTAATTATGATATTACAAACTATGAGAAATATTACAAGACGATTTTACAGCCGACAATTCTACATGTCTTATGAGGATTCACGTCTGACTGCATCATCCTCAGCCGTCCTATGAGATCCATGTCTGACGGTACTCTTTGCGTCATGCCGAAGATCTTCTATATGTTTTTTCTCCATAAATCTGCATAATTCGCGTTTGGTGGGATTTGAAACCCAGACCTCATGGTGTAGAATATGAACTTTTATTCAAACCACTTGACTAAGTGGGCTTCCCAAATTGTCGCTTTACATAGTGAATCCTATGTTATAGGATTCCATGACGAGAGCCAATCTCGCATACTTATGTACTTTTGGGTTTTAAAAAGTCTGTTCACTTTAAATTTTTTAAAATTAGCATTCTAATACTAATTCTGGTACAACCATATATATACAACCTCAACCAAAATCGGAAATAGTTGGTTGGGATGAGCACAAACCCATGTTTGCAGCAGTTAATTATACTAATATAGTACATTGAATTTGCATGCCAGTCCACGTGATTTTCTTCCTTCCTAGCTCATCAAAGTTTTTTTTTTAAAAGTCTGTGTTAACTTTATCTTGTTCATTTTTTATTTCCATTTATACAAAAAAAAAGAAATTAATACTACGACAGAAAATAACAAATTTCTTAAGATTCTGATATACCGGACGCAATTAAAGAAAAGCTGATTTTATGTGTGTGAATATCTGGATGTAGTCACTGCAATGAATTACATTTTTGGAAAGTGATGTGATCATTTATTAATTGGCATTTTTAGTAAAAAAAAAACAATAAATTAAATTAAAACCGAAAAGGTCAATTTTCTCGTTTGTCGCTGTCGGGTTCTGTTCCACATCTAAACAATAGTGTAACCTTTTTGGGGT
The DNA window shown above is from Brassica oleracea var. oleracea cultivar TO1000 chromosome C3, BOL, whole genome shotgun sequence and carries:
- the LOC106329152 gene encoding heterogeneous nuclear ribonucleoprotein H3-like, which translates into the protein MFYRGYGDGPDGRETGPKRQRMSAQGPPGPFYGPHPGSAFMYNPYGFVPPPVFPVVKLRGLPFDCAERDVLEFFHGLDVVDVLFVHKNNKVTGEAFCVLGYPLQVDFALGKNRQNMGRRYVEVFRSTKQEYYKAIANEVAESRVHGTVTGGGDGGGGGGSGGRGGVSGGRSPRRQVQRVRPSDDGKENAEHTGVMRLRGLPFSAGKEDILDFFRDFDISEDSVHVTVNGEGRPTGDAFVEFRSAEESRAAMVKDRKTLGSRYIELFPSSVEELEEALSRGR
- the LOC106330320 gene encoding CASP-like protein 2B1 → MATREKFLVVANGIATVYSLLQSVRCVMGSMKGSVLLNKSLAWAIFSGDQAMAYMSVAAIAASSESGVIGIRGEEELQWMKVCNMFGKFCNRGAGGVASAMLASFAMVLVSRISAFSLFRLYGATNQRPPNLAVVTKKKQDKFEHPFLLLSRFWFMMSMKTDVDY